Proteins from a genomic interval of Bradyrhizobium sp. CCBAU 53340:
- a CDS encoding TetR/AcrR family transcriptional regulator yields the protein MSSGMRDDLLAAGLAVFDRSGFEGATVAAIRAKARASNGSFFHAFGSKKQLAGALLLEVLRHYHAAMLAALDPVPGAQQGIDRLIRAHLDWVVSSRREARFLFEISRNDWSEEVRDAQRAQNARLAEGIERWRAPLIARGELWPMPAVTFVSQLVGPAQIFCRAFLSGRDRADPRGEADTLIACAIRALVPSGRVSNNQGAAS from the coding sequence ATGTCATCCGGTATGCGCGACGATTTGTTGGCGGCAGGACTCGCGGTGTTTGACCGCTCCGGCTTTGAGGGCGCGACCGTGGCGGCGATCCGCGCCAAGGCCCGTGCCTCCAACGGCAGCTTTTTTCATGCCTTCGGCTCCAAGAAGCAGCTTGCCGGCGCACTGCTCCTGGAGGTGCTGCGGCACTATCACGCCGCGATGCTCGCCGCGCTCGATCCCGTCCCTGGCGCGCAGCAGGGCATCGATCGCCTGATCCGCGCTCATCTCGACTGGGTCGTGTCGAGCCGCCGCGAGGCGCGCTTTCTCTTCGAGATCTCCCGCAACGATTGGAGCGAGGAGGTTCGCGACGCCCAGCGCGCGCAGAATGCGCGGCTCGCCGAAGGCATCGAGCGCTGGCGTGCGCCGCTCATTGCGCGCGGCGAGCTCTGGCCGATGCCGGCCGTGACGTTCGTGAGCCAGCTCGTCGGGCCGGCGCAGATCTTCTGCCGCGCCTTTCTCTCCGGGCGCGACCGCGCCGATCCGCGCGGCGAGGCGGATACGCTGATCGCCTGCGCCATCCGCGCGCTGGTGCCGTCCGGGCGCGTCAGCAACAATCAAGGAGCAGCGTCATGA